The Micromonospora sp. NBC_01740 genome includes a window with the following:
- a CDS encoding carbohydrate ABC transporter permease: protein MADTTTRAKLRWGLLDAIVVVFALVPVLWIMSLSFKTPATLTDGKFIPQEWTLDNYRTIFQTDQFVRALVNSIGIALIATVIAVVLGAMAAYAISRLDFPGKRLLVGVSLLIAMFPQVSLVSPLFEIERQLGLFDTWPGLILPYITFALPLAIYTLSAFFKQIPWDLEKAAKMDGATQAQAFRRVIAPLAAPGLFTTAILVFIFCWNDFLFAITLTSTERARTVPVALSFFTGESQFEDPTGAICAAAVVITVPIILFVLFFQRRIVSGLTSGAVKG from the coding sequence ATGGCTGACACCACCACCCGGGCCAAGCTGCGCTGGGGCCTGCTGGACGCCATCGTGGTCGTCTTCGCGCTGGTGCCGGTGCTCTGGATCATGTCGTTGTCGTTCAAGACGCCGGCGACCCTGACCGACGGGAAGTTCATCCCGCAGGAGTGGACGCTCGACAACTACCGGACGATCTTCCAGACCGACCAGTTCGTCCGGGCCCTGGTCAACTCGATCGGCATCGCGCTGATCGCCACCGTGATCGCCGTGGTGCTGGGCGCCATGGCCGCGTACGCGATCTCCCGGCTGGACTTTCCCGGCAAGCGGCTGCTGGTCGGGGTCTCCCTGCTGATCGCGATGTTCCCGCAGGTGTCCCTGGTGTCGCCGCTGTTCGAGATCGAGCGGCAGCTCGGCCTCTTCGACACCTGGCCGGGCCTGATCCTGCCGTACATCACCTTCGCGCTGCCGCTGGCGATCTACACGCTGTCGGCGTTCTTCAAGCAGATCCCGTGGGACCTGGAGAAGGCGGCGAAGATGGACGGCGCGACGCAGGCCCAGGCGTTCCGGCGGGTCATCGCCCCGCTCGCCGCGCCGGGACTGTTCACCACGGCGATCCTGGTCTTCATCTTCTGCTGGAACGACTTCCTCTTCGCGATCACGCTGACCTCCACCGAGCGGGCGCGCACGGTGCCGGTGGCGCTGTCGTTCTTCACCGGCGAGTCGCAGTTCGAGGACCCCACCGGGGCGATCTGCGCCGCCGCCGTGGTGATCACCGTTCCGATCATCCTGTTCGTCCTCTTCTTCCAGCGCCGCATCGTCTCCGGCCTGACCTCCGGCGCAGTCAAGGGATAG
- a CDS encoding carbohydrate ABC transporter permease: MSVNATPAGADVAADETAARPGRDAKVPAQRAGRGRKAPLSENKKAERRLGWLLCAPAALVMVLVTAYPIIYSVWLSLQRYDLRFPAERQFVGLENYATVLTNEFWWTAFGVTALITVVTVAVELALGMGLALIMHRTLVGRGIVRTAALIPYGIVTVVAAFSWRYAWTPGTGYLANLFSDGAPLTERASSLAIIMLAEIWKTTPFMALLLMAGLALVPEDLLKAASTDGATSWQRFTKVMLPVMKPAILVALLFRTLDAFRVFDNIFVLTAGGNETSSVSMLAYNNLIRGLNLGIGSTMSVLIFLTVAIIAFVFVKLFGTAAPGSDDGERR, translated from the coding sequence ATGAGCGTCAACGCCACGCCGGCCGGCGCCGACGTGGCCGCCGACGAGACGGCCGCCCGGCCCGGCCGGGACGCCAAGGTGCCGGCCCAGCGCGCCGGTCGGGGCCGCAAGGCCCCGCTGAGCGAGAACAAGAAGGCCGAGCGCCGGCTGGGCTGGCTGCTCTGCGCACCCGCCGCGCTGGTCATGGTGCTGGTGACCGCGTACCCGATCATCTACTCGGTCTGGCTGTCCCTCCAGCGCTACGACCTGCGTTTTCCCGCCGAGCGCCAGTTCGTCGGGCTGGAGAACTACGCCACCGTGCTGACCAACGAGTTCTGGTGGACGGCCTTCGGGGTCACCGCGTTGATCACGGTGGTCACCGTCGCCGTCGAGCTGGCGCTCGGCATGGGACTGGCGCTGATCATGCACCGTACGCTGGTCGGCCGGGGCATCGTGCGGACCGCCGCCCTGATCCCGTACGGCATCGTCACGGTCGTCGCGGCCTTCTCCTGGCGGTACGCGTGGACGCCGGGCACGGGCTACCTGGCCAACCTGTTCAGCGACGGCGCGCCCCTGACCGAGCGGGCCAGCTCGCTGGCGATCATCATGCTGGCCGAGATCTGGAAGACCACGCCGTTCATGGCGCTGCTGCTCATGGCCGGCCTCGCCCTGGTGCCGGAGGACCTGCTCAAGGCCGCCTCCACCGACGGCGCCACCTCCTGGCAGCGCTTCACCAAGGTGATGCTGCCGGTGATGAAGCCGGCGATCCTGGTCGCGCTGCTGTTCCGCACCCTCGACGCGTTCCGGGTGTTCGACAACATCTTCGTGCTGACCGCGGGCGGCAACGAGACCTCATCGGTGTCGATGCTCGCCTACAACAACCTGATCCGGGGCCTGAACCTCGGCATCGGGTCGACGATGTCGGTGCTGATCTTCCTCACCGTGGCGATCATCGCCTTCGTCTTCGTGAAGCTGTTCGGTACCGCTGCCCCCGGCAGCGACGACGGGGAGAGGCGTTGA
- a CDS encoding ABC transporter substrate-binding protein, with protein sequence MSDPDKAGRRRRPRVRAVAAAAALTLVAPMAAACGSDGDGGTPTINLYYPPEQNLQKVVDDCNAQAQGRYKIAYRVLPRQADDQRVQMVRRLAAQDSGMDVLGLDVTWTQEFASADWIREWTGQDRAEVEQGTLAGPLETARYEDKLYGAPKNTNVQLLWYRKDLVPQPPKTWDQMISTAQELKQQGKPHQVLTMGAQYEGLVVLYNTLAESAGGKILSDDGKKAVMDEGTVRALEQLQRFATSGVTSPSFSNATEDPVRLEFQSGDGAFQVNWPFVYPALQEADPELAKQVGWARVPGVDENTPSKVTIGGINMAVSAYSKYPEESFEAARCIRNEKNQKFSAVNDGVPPTIEKVYADPEMAEAYPMRDTILEELKEPAVRPLTPAYQSISTVMSAILSPPSAIRPEQTADELRDAIADALESKGVLP encoded by the coding sequence ATGAGCGACCCTGACAAGGCCGGACGCCGACGGCGGCCACGCGTGCGCGCGGTGGCTGCCGCCGCGGCGTTGACGCTGGTGGCACCGATGGCGGCCGCCTGCGGTTCCGACGGGGACGGCGGCACACCCACGATCAACCTGTACTACCCGCCGGAGCAGAACCTGCAGAAGGTCGTCGACGACTGCAACGCGCAGGCCCAGGGGCGCTACAAGATCGCCTACCGGGTGCTGCCCCGGCAGGCCGACGACCAACGGGTGCAGATGGTCCGCCGGCTGGCGGCACAGGACAGCGGCATGGACGTCCTCGGCCTCGACGTGACCTGGACCCAGGAGTTCGCCAGCGCCGACTGGATCAGGGAGTGGACCGGGCAGGACCGGGCCGAGGTCGAGCAGGGCACCCTCGCCGGCCCGCTGGAGACGGCGCGCTACGAGGACAAGCTCTACGGCGCGCCGAAGAACACCAACGTCCAGCTGCTCTGGTACCGCAAGGACCTGGTGCCGCAGCCGCCGAAGACGTGGGACCAGATGATCTCCACCGCCCAGGAGCTGAAGCAGCAGGGCAAGCCGCACCAGGTGCTCACCATGGGCGCCCAGTACGAGGGCCTCGTCGTCCTCTACAACACCCTCGCCGAGAGCGCCGGCGGCAAGATCCTCAGCGACGACGGCAAGAAGGCCGTCATGGACGAGGGCACCGTGCGGGCGCTGGAGCAGCTCCAGCGCTTCGCCACGTCGGGCGTGACGTCGCCGTCGTTCAGCAACGCCACCGAGGACCCGGTCCGGCTGGAATTCCAGTCCGGCGACGGCGCGTTCCAGGTCAACTGGCCGTTCGTCTACCCGGCGCTGCAGGAGGCCGACCCGGAGCTGGCGAAGCAGGTCGGCTGGGCCCGTGTCCCGGGCGTCGACGAGAACACCCCGAGCAAGGTCACCATCGGCGGGATCAACATGGCGGTCAGCGCCTACTCGAAGTACCCCGAGGAGTCCTTCGAGGCGGCCCGCTGCATCCGCAACGAGAAGAACCAGAAGTTCTCCGCGGTCAACGACGGCGTGCCGCCGACCATCGAGAAGGTCTACGCCGATCCGGAGATGGCTGAGGCGTACCCGATGCGGGACACCATCCTCGAAGAGCTCAAGGAGCCGGCGGTCCGGCCTTTGACCCCGGCGTACCAGAGCATTTCCACCGTCATGTCGGCGATCCTGTCGCCGCCGTCGGCGATCCGGCCCGAGCAGACCGCCGACGAGCTGCGCGACGCCATCGCCGACGCCCTCGAATCGAAGGGGGTCCTGCCGTGA
- a CDS encoding mycothiol-dependent nitroreductase Rv2466c family protein: protein MDATFFLDPACPWTWRTSRWLVAVADARGLHIEWRAFSLAILNSGGVPPEYADAMTASSRALRLVEALRAEGRHDDVARFYAEVGARSHDAGNPLSAKIVDAAVEAAGLREAAPALDDDRWDEAVRESHALAYASAGPDIGAPVLMVPGAERGIHGPILTEVPGTDDALTIWDSLLPLIRMPAFHEVKRARH from the coding sequence ATGGACGCCACCTTCTTCCTCGACCCGGCCTGCCCGTGGACCTGGCGCACCTCCCGCTGGCTCGTCGCGGTCGCCGACGCCCGGGGCCTGCACATCGAGTGGCGGGCATTCAGCCTGGCCATCCTCAACTCGGGCGGGGTGCCGCCGGAGTACGCCGACGCGATGACCGCCTCAAGCCGGGCGCTGCGGCTGGTGGAGGCGCTGCGCGCCGAGGGCCGTCACGACGACGTCGCCCGGTTCTACGCCGAGGTCGGCGCCCGCAGCCACGACGCGGGCAACCCGCTGTCGGCGAAGATCGTGGACGCGGCCGTCGAGGCGGCGGGCCTGCGAGAGGCTGCGCCGGCACTCGACGACGACCGCTGGGACGAGGCGGTACGCGAGTCGCACGCCCTGGCGTACGCCTCGGCCGGCCCGGACATCGGCGCGCCTGTGCTCATGGTCCCGGGCGCCGAGCGGGGCATCCACGGCCCGATCCTGACCGAGGTCCCCGGCACCGACGACGCCCTGACGATCTGGGACTCGCTGCTACCCCTGATCCGGATGCCCGCCTTCCACGAGGTCAAGCGCGCCCGCCACTGA
- a CDS encoding YccF domain-containing protein, with the protein MIRFVLNVLWLVFGGGIVLAAGYGIAALICFVLVVTIPFGVASLRLAVYSLWPFGRTVVPKPGAGIASGLANVLWVVLAGWWLALSHVLAGVALCLTVIGIPFGIANFKLVPAAIWPLGREVVDAP; encoded by the coding sequence ATGATCCGATTTGTGCTCAACGTGCTGTGGCTCGTCTTCGGCGGCGGCATCGTCCTCGCCGCCGGCTACGGCATCGCCGCGCTGATCTGCTTCGTCCTGGTGGTCACGATCCCGTTCGGCGTCGCGTCGCTCCGGCTCGCGGTCTACTCGCTGTGGCCGTTCGGGCGCACCGTCGTGCCCAAGCCCGGCGCCGGGATCGCCTCCGGGCTGGCCAACGTCCTCTGGGTGGTGCTCGCGGGCTGGTGGCTGGCCCTGTCCCACGTCCTGGCTGGTGTCGCGCTGTGCCTCACGGTCATCGGCATTCCGTTCGGAATCGCCAACTTCAAGCTCGTTCCCGCCGCGATCTGGCCCCTCGGACGCGAGGTCGTCGACGCCCCGTGA
- a CDS encoding HAD family hydrolase, producing the protein MGDAIRRRDGQVLVFDADDTLWENNVLFERVIDDFLEWLDHPTLDRAETRAILDDIERANAVAHGYGSKVFLRSLGECLERLRQRPVTEAERREIEELAAALVAHQVELMPGVAEALDLLAARHHLLLLTKGEHEEQQRKLDAFGLLHHFRAAHIVPEKDVDTYRWLVREHGVDPAVTWMIGNSPKSDILPARAAGLNAVFIPNDNTWVLEHDELDPADPGVLRLSAFPDLLRHF; encoded by the coding sequence ATGGGGGACGCGATTCGCCGCCGCGACGGGCAGGTGCTCGTCTTCGACGCCGACGACACGCTCTGGGAGAACAACGTCCTGTTCGAGCGGGTGATCGACGACTTCCTGGAGTGGCTGGACCATCCGACCCTCGACCGGGCCGAGACCCGGGCCATCCTGGACGACATCGAGCGGGCCAACGCGGTCGCGCACGGCTACGGCAGCAAGGTGTTCCTGCGCAGCCTGGGGGAGTGCCTGGAGCGACTACGGCAGCGGCCCGTGACCGAGGCGGAGCGGCGCGAAATCGAGGAGCTGGCGGCGGCCCTGGTCGCGCACCAGGTGGAGTTGATGCCCGGGGTGGCCGAGGCGCTGGACCTCCTGGCCGCCCGGCACCACCTGCTGCTGCTGACCAAGGGCGAACACGAGGAGCAGCAGCGCAAGCTCGACGCCTTCGGTCTGTTGCACCACTTCCGGGCCGCGCACATCGTGCCGGAGAAGGACGTCGACACCTACCGGTGGCTGGTCCGGGAACACGGCGTCGACCCCGCCGTCACGTGGATGATCGGCAACTCCCCGAAGTCCGACATCCTGCCCGCCCGCGCCGCCGGGCTGAACGCCGTGTTCATCCCGAACGACAACACCTGGGTGCTGGAACACGACGAGCTGGACCCGGCCGACCCGGGCGTGCTGCGGCTGTCCGCGTTCCCCGATCTGCTGCGCCACTTCTGA
- a CDS encoding TetR/AcrR family transcriptional regulator, producing the protein MSPAEEADAAPAERERLVLAARQLAEAEGWAAVTHRRLAERTGIDIEALYRRFPDPAALMSAVAVLGFADLAAALAAARDTATGGERGQWPAVVTAYLDFAYASPEVYDAMLAHTADLTLGRDPGPGAPRAASAELRAALTPLAAGRDPDTLAEVGWALLHGTVMLTRGGRLRPDVQEQREEMIMSGIFAAP; encoded by the coding sequence GTGTCGCCAGCAGAGGAAGCAGACGCCGCGCCGGCCGAGCGGGAGCGCCTCGTCCTGGCCGCCCGACAGCTGGCCGAGGCCGAGGGGTGGGCGGCGGTGACCCACCGCCGGCTGGCCGAGCGGACCGGGATCGACATCGAGGCCCTCTACCGTCGCTTCCCCGACCCGGCCGCGCTGATGTCCGCCGTGGCGGTGCTCGGCTTCGCCGACCTGGCCGCCGCGCTCGCCGCCGCCCGGGACACCGCCACCGGAGGCGAGCGTGGGCAATGGCCGGCCGTGGTGACGGCCTACCTGGACTTCGCGTACGCCAGTCCCGAGGTCTACGACGCGATGCTCGCGCACACCGCGGACCTCACGCTGGGCCGCGACCCGGGGCCCGGGGCGCCCCGGGCGGCCTCCGCCGAGCTGCGCGCGGCCCTGACGCCACTGGCTGCCGGCCGTGACCCCGACACCCTCGCCGAGGTCGGGTGGGCGCTGCTGCACGGCACGGTCATGCTGACGCGGGGAGGGCGGCTGCGCCCGGACGTTCAGGAACAGCGCGAGGAAATGATCATGTCCGGCATATTCGCCGCCCCCTGA
- a CDS encoding MGH1-like glycoside hydrolase domain-containing protein yields MAPVVKSPGGVEDVRVITDVPPPDDSAPDPERLRLAQADAGEQDWRAWGPYLSERAWGTVREDYSEHGTAWDYFPHDHARSRAYRWSEDGMAGVCDDRQTFCFALALWNGRDPILKERMFGLGGDGGNHGEDAKEYWWYEDSTPTHSWMRWRYHYPQAAFPYDELVAVNALRGRDDTEYELVDTGIFDDDRYWAVTVDYAKATPTDLCVVVTVANRGDRAATLHVLPTLWFRNTWAWGLPGGDRVPRLVGEGSRLVGEHRVLGQLLLEGDGEPTPLLCDNDTNAERLWGLPGRSAYPKDGINDHVVDGAPTVNPAREGTKGALHYVLDVPAGAQRRIRLRLTRTAPPPGGAPPPPADLGDGFDAVVWARRAEANRFFAGVIPTAATPDETLIARQAIAGLMWGKQFYHFDVKRWLEGDPGSAPPPPGRRHGRNSAWWHMTSFDVISMPDPWEYPWYAAWDLAFHCVSIARVDPGFAKEQLLLLLREWYLHPNGQIPAYEWAFGDVNPPVHAWAALKVFEIDGSRDHDFLARVMHKLLLNFTWWVNRKDTGGNNVFEGGFLGLDNVGPFDRSAALPVAGVLEQSDGTGWMGMYALNLLDIAVVLAEHDRTWVDTATKFFEHFAYIAAAAYEQGLWDAEDAFFYDVLRLADGSKVPLKVRSVVGLLPLAATTRLTAHTLHRLPELHARLRWFLANRPEYADVIGARRLGPDGRQHRLLSMVGPEQIVRLLARMLDTDEFLSEYGLRTLSRAHLDKPFSVTLGGQEFSVGYEPAESTSGLFGGNSNWRGPIWMPTNFLLISALRDYAAFFGDDLQVEYPTRSGVKRTLDEIADDLSARLISLFTRDDWGRRPIYGAAQLFQTHPDWRDLICFPEYFHGDNGAGLGAWHQTGWTALVADLILTLRR; encoded by the coding sequence ATGGCTCCTGTGGTGAAGTCCCCCGGCGGCGTCGAAGATGTGCGAGTGATCACCGACGTGCCGCCCCCCGACGACTCCGCGCCCGACCCCGAACGGCTCCGGCTGGCTCAGGCCGACGCCGGGGAGCAGGACTGGCGCGCATGGGGTCCCTATCTGTCCGAACGGGCGTGGGGGACGGTACGGGAGGACTACAGCGAGCACGGTACGGCCTGGGACTACTTCCCGCACGACCACGCGCGGTCCAGAGCCTACCGCTGGAGCGAGGACGGCATGGCGGGCGTCTGCGACGACCGGCAGACGTTCTGCTTCGCCCTCGCCCTGTGGAACGGGAGGGACCCGATCCTCAAGGAGCGGATGTTCGGCCTCGGCGGCGACGGCGGCAACCACGGCGAGGACGCCAAGGAATACTGGTGGTACGAGGACTCCACCCCCACCCACTCGTGGATGCGCTGGCGCTACCACTACCCCCAGGCCGCCTTCCCGTACGACGAGCTGGTCGCGGTGAACGCGCTGCGCGGCCGGGACGACACCGAGTACGAGCTGGTCGACACCGGCATCTTCGACGACGACCGGTACTGGGCGGTGACCGTCGACTACGCCAAGGCCACCCCGACGGACCTGTGCGTCGTCGTCACCGTCGCCAACCGGGGCGACCGGGCGGCCACCCTGCACGTGCTGCCCACCCTCTGGTTCCGCAACACCTGGGCGTGGGGGCTGCCCGGCGGCGACCGGGTGCCCCGGCTGGTCGGCGAGGGATCGCGGCTCGTCGGCGAGCACCGGGTGCTCGGTCAGCTGCTGCTGGAGGGCGACGGGGAGCCCACGCCGCTGCTCTGCGACAACGACACCAACGCCGAACGGCTCTGGGGGCTGCCCGGCCGCTCCGCCTACCCGAAGGACGGCATCAACGACCACGTGGTCGACGGCGCCCCGACGGTCAACCCGGCCCGGGAGGGCACCAAGGGGGCGCTGCACTACGTGCTGGACGTGCCGGCCGGGGCGCAGCGGCGGATCCGGCTGCGGCTGACCCGTACCGCCCCACCGCCCGGCGGCGCCCCGCCCCCGCCGGCGGACCTGGGTGACGGCTTCGACGCGGTGGTGTGGGCCCGGCGGGCGGAGGCGAACCGGTTCTTCGCCGGCGTCATCCCGACCGCCGCGACACCGGACGAGACCCTCATCGCCCGGCAGGCGATCGCCGGGCTCATGTGGGGCAAGCAGTTCTACCACTTCGACGTCAAGCGTTGGCTGGAGGGCGATCCCGGCTCCGCGCCCCCGCCCCCGGGCCGCCGGCACGGGCGCAACAGCGCCTGGTGGCACATGACGAGCTTCGACGTGATCTCCATGCCCGACCCGTGGGAGTATCCCTGGTACGCGGCCTGGGACCTGGCCTTCCACTGCGTCAGCATCGCCCGGGTCGACCCCGGCTTCGCCAAGGAGCAGCTGCTGCTCCTGCTCCGCGAGTGGTACCTGCACCCCAACGGCCAGATCCCGGCGTACGAGTGGGCGTTCGGCGACGTGAACCCGCCGGTGCACGCGTGGGCGGCGCTGAAGGTCTTCGAGATCGACGGCAGCCGGGACCACGACTTCCTGGCCCGGGTGATGCACAAGCTGCTGCTCAACTTCACCTGGTGGGTCAACCGCAAGGACACCGGCGGCAACAACGTCTTCGAGGGCGGCTTCCTCGGGCTGGACAACGTCGGCCCGTTCGACCGGTCGGCGGCGCTGCCGGTGGCCGGGGTGCTGGAGCAGTCCGACGGCACCGGCTGGATGGGCATGTACGCGCTGAACCTGCTCGACATCGCCGTCGTGCTGGCCGAGCACGACCGCACCTGGGTCGACACCGCCACCAAGTTCTTCGAGCACTTCGCCTACATCGCCGCGGCCGCGTACGAGCAGGGCCTGTGGGACGCCGAGGACGCGTTCTTCTACGACGTGCTGCGCCTCGCCGACGGCTCGAAGGTGCCGCTGAAGGTCCGCTCGGTCGTCGGCCTGCTGCCGCTGGCCGCGACGACCCGGCTCACCGCCCACACCCTGCACCGGCTGCCCGAGCTGCACGCCCGGTTGCGCTGGTTCCTCGCCAACCGCCCCGAGTACGCCGACGTCATCGGCGCCCGCCGGCTCGGGCCCGACGGCCGCCAGCACCGGCTGCTGTCCATGGTCGGCCCGGAGCAGATCGTCCGGCTGCTCGCCCGGATGCTCGACACCGACGAGTTCCTCTCCGAGTACGGCCTGCGCACGCTGTCCCGGGCCCACCTCGACAAGCCGTTCTCGGTGACCCTCGGCGGCCAGGAGTTCAGCGTCGGCTACGAGCCGGCAGAGTCGACCAGCGGCCTGTTCGGAGGCAACTCGAACTGGCGCGGCCCGATCTGGATGCCGACCAACTTCCTGCTGATCAGCGCGCTGCGCGACTACGCCGCATTCTTCGGCGACGACCTCCAGGTGGAGTACCCGACGCGGTCGGGGGTGAAGCGGACCCTCGACGAGATCGCCGACGACCTCTCCGCGCGGCTGATCTCCCTGTTCACCCGCGACGACTGGGGCCGGCGGCCGATCTACGGCGCCGCCCAGCTCTTCCAGACCCACCCGGACTGGCGGGACCTGATCTGCTTCCCCGAGTACTTCCACGGCGACAACGGCGCCGGGCTGGGCGCCTGGCACCAGACCGGCTGGACGGCACTGGTCGCCGACCTGATCCTCACCCTGCGCCGCTGA
- a CDS encoding amylo-alpha-1,6-glucosidase: MIDIRFGPQVCGDLTGGAAREWLVTDGLGGYATGTVSGLRTRRYHGLLVVAGETPASRRVGLVGLDPAVLFPSGARVRLGAHEWASGDVDPRGFELLERFDLTDGLPRWRWRVGDVVIERELAMTHGRSCVAVVHRLVSGGPVRLELAAACTWRDAHGERRADGPAPRVEPVPGGAVVEGAFRLAGPDWTPQGQWWLGAHHREEAARGLNPDEDLWYAGRFSGELERPGDTVSVLAWAGELAEEPPPATEVVAAARARNRRVVAAAKPADPVEATLALAADAFVVRTSTGPDVVAGYPWFGAWSRDTMISYEGLFLCTNRADEGRELLRAYAATLSEGMLANTADTGRVEYNTVDATLWFLHAVSRHVTVTGDTDLGDELLPALHGVVDAHLAGTRFGIAVDPADGLLTQGGTPGTALTWMDARVYGVPVTPRTGKPVEVNALWVNGLAGLAELTELAGRDAGELWRLHERASASFRHRFPAPTGWLHDVVDAPAPAYPLGGAAHHDDDLLRPNQLLAWSLPYAPLEPDEPTVRRVAGGLLTPLGPRSLSPDAPEFVGRHRGGPAERDGAYHQGTVWPWLLGPYADAARRAKMPVDDLFVGIEAHLTEYGLGSVSETADGLAPHAATGCPFQAWSVAELLRARRNGR, encoded by the coding sequence TTGATCGACATTCGCTTCGGCCCGCAGGTGTGCGGCGACCTGACCGGCGGCGCCGCCCGGGAGTGGCTGGTCACCGACGGTCTCGGCGGCTACGCCACCGGCACGGTGAGCGGGCTGCGCACCCGCCGGTACCACGGGCTGCTCGTGGTGGCCGGCGAGACGCCGGCGTCCCGCCGCGTGGGACTGGTCGGCCTGGACCCGGCCGTGCTGTTCCCCTCCGGCGCCCGGGTGCGCCTGGGCGCGCACGAGTGGGCCTCCGGCGACGTCGACCCGCGCGGCTTCGAGCTGCTGGAGCGCTTCGACCTGACCGACGGCCTGCCCCGGTGGCGCTGGCGCGTCGGCGACGTGGTGATCGAGCGGGAGCTGGCGATGACGCACGGCCGCTCCTGCGTGGCCGTCGTGCACCGGCTCGTCTCCGGCGGGCCGGTGCGGCTCGAACTCGCGGCGGCCTGCACCTGGCGGGACGCGCACGGCGAGCGCCGCGCCGACGGTCCGGCCCCGCGGGTGGAGCCGGTGCCGGGCGGGGCGGTGGTCGAGGGCGCGTTCCGGCTCGCCGGGCCGGACTGGACCCCGCAGGGACAGTGGTGGCTCGGCGCGCATCACCGGGAGGAGGCGGCGCGGGGCCTGAACCCCGACGAGGACCTCTGGTACGCGGGCCGGTTCTCGGGCGAGCTGGAGCGCCCGGGCGACACGGTGTCGGTGCTCGCCTGGGCCGGCGAGCTGGCCGAGGAGCCGCCACCGGCGACCGAGGTGGTCGCGGCGGCCCGGGCCCGTAACCGGCGGGTGGTGGCCGCGGCGAAGCCGGCCGACCCGGTCGAGGCGACGCTCGCGCTGGCCGCCGACGCGTTCGTGGTCCGCACCTCCACCGGGCCGGACGTGGTGGCCGGCTACCCGTGGTTCGGCGCCTGGTCGCGGGACACGATGATCTCCTACGAGGGGCTGTTCCTCTGCACCAACCGGGCCGACGAGGGCCGGGAGCTGCTGCGGGCGTACGCGGCGACGCTGTCGGAGGGCATGCTCGCCAACACCGCCGACACCGGGCGGGTGGAGTACAACACCGTCGACGCGACCCTGTGGTTCCTGCACGCGGTCAGCCGGCACGTCACCGTCACCGGCGACACCGACCTCGGCGACGAGCTGCTGCCCGCGCTGCACGGGGTGGTCGACGCGCACCTCGCCGGCACCCGCTTCGGCATCGCCGTCGACCCGGCCGACGGGCTGCTCACCCAGGGCGGCACCCCGGGCACGGCGCTGACCTGGATGGACGCCCGGGTGTACGGGGTGCCGGTCACCCCGCGTACGGGCAAGCCGGTGGAGGTCAACGCGCTCTGGGTCAACGGGCTGGCCGGCCTGGCCGAGCTGACCGAGCTGGCGGGGCGGGACGCGGGCGAGCTGTGGCGGCTGCACGAGCGGGCCAGCGCTTCGTTCCGGCACCGGTTCCCGGCCCCGACGGGCTGGCTGCACGACGTGGTGGACGCGCCCGCGCCGGCGTATCCGCTGGGTGGGGCCGCGCACCACGACGACGACCTGCTGCGCCCCAACCAGCTGCTGGCCTGGTCGCTGCCGTACGCGCCGCTGGAGCCCGACGAGCCCACCGTGCGCCGGGTCGCCGGCGGGCTGCTCACCCCGCTGGGCCCGCGCAGCCTCTCCCCCGACGCGCCCGAGTTCGTCGGGCGGCACCGGGGCGGTCCGGCCGAGCGGGACGGCGCCTACCACCAGGGCACCGTCTGGCCGTGGCTGCTCGGCCCGTACGCCGACGCCGCCCGACGGGCCAAGATGCCGGTCGATGACCTTTTCGTCGGCATCGAGGCCCATCTGACCGAGTACGGCCTAGGATCGGTGAGTGAGACGGCCGACGGACTCGCGCCGCACGCCGCCACCGGGTGCCCGTTCCAGGCGTGGTCGGTCGCCGAACTGCTGCGCGCCCGCAGGAACGGCCGGTAG